The region tacggaaagcagtcttcgcaatatcatctgacttcactcggatctgatgataacccgaccgcaaatcaatcttactgaaaacatgagctccaatcaactggtccatcaaatcatcaatcctcggcaatggataccgattcttgatagtcaccttattcaactgccgataatcgacacacaacctcatcgtaccttctttcttcttcactaacaatactggtgcaccccaaggagaaacacttggacgcacaaacttcttctcaagcaattcctcaagttgcttcttcaattcaactaattcagttgccgacattctataaggagacatcgacactggactcgtacctggtactaagtcaatggcaaattcgacttcacgttctggaggtaaatcacttacatcctctggaaacacatcctgaaattcacaaacaacaggcaattctacactcaccactttcttattcGCTTGtagagacgcaaataaagcgaatatctgagcttcatccttcacaaaatcccccacctgcctagcagatagaaatcttgcctcatcattttcaccaacttcagaaaaccgcaccgtcttactatagcagttgataaacacgccatagaatcctagccaattcattcccagaataatatcaatttggtgcaagggtaagcacaccaaatcaactacgaactctctctcaaagatcgtcaaatgacaacctcgacagacaacagaagtcttcacggaaccattagcaggagtatctatcaccatacttccgcctagggacgacatactcacaccaatcctggtcgcacactcatacgaaataaacgaatgagtagcaccagtgtcaacaatagcaagcaattcaacattattaatcaagcaagtacctttaatcagattatcttctttaggagtttcagccccactcagagcaaacaccctaccagtagtatgagctgcagtagccgccttcttcggtttcgagcactgcaAACTGATATGacctttctcgccacaattaaaacatgtcggaccagcatccttacattccgtaactctatgaccagtctgaccgcatcggaaacatctcagcactttcttggtacagctatcagcacggtggcctggctcgccacacttgaaacacttaccagctatggaagatcctcccccacttggcttcttctcatctaccattttctgcttacctttaccattcggagatacataaggactaccacgatccttattcttcttctcactaagactcttgtaatgagcagtcctagccttgctatcttcctcaaatatcctgcacttattaaccaatgtaggaaacctacgaatctcctggtaaccaatgccttgtttgatctcgggacgcaacccgttctcaaacttgacacacttggatccctcagcatcagcattattatagtgaggacaatactgcaccagctcttcaaacttcgaagcgtagtcagcaacagacatgttaccctgcttcagttctagaaattccatctccttcttacatcgcacatcagcaggaaaatatttctccagaaaggccgtcttgaacctttcccaagtcatctcagcacctggtacttcaattctctggcgagtgttatcccaccagttttcagcctcctcagataacatatgcgtaccaaactgcaccttctgtgcttcagtacacgtcatcacccggaaaatcttctcaatctccttcagccaaatctgagcaccatctggatcatagcgccctttgaatgtaggagggttattcttcaggaaccttcccaaattcttaaactcgtcgaccgacggattctgctgcgcctgcatagcctgcgccatagcagccaaagcctcagcaatcgcacggtcattttctccagccatactctgcacaacacaaccacaaccgttaaatatcgacagtgtcatttacactaatcgaccaacagggaaaactTCACAatatgactcgactggactgacaatgctctgataccactaatgtaacacccttctacccaaacgacatatttaaatagattatcagagtacacatgtagaagagtttacatttccttacaacataacaaatttcgcatcacaacataaaacatattatttacttgatttaaaacttcgcagcggacaacaacataattattataataatgtgtcaacatgatctcaacaaaacatctcaacaattattcatcataaacaacataaataaaataatttggctatcgaatcccataatccccggtgtcacatgaccagagcatttgactcgactctgtagaataactctacacttattcctCGAACCTCAACAAcagctactcctctttatctgcacattgctcatcatagatgaacataaacacatgcagaaggggtgagaattacattattaaataataatataacgacagaaatataaacataattatatatttcacatataccaacacagctcatcatcatcatcataatcaacaaactcatgaacatcaacaaaacaacacatcaaatgcaatgcacacacccatgcatgactcaacacgactcggtatacccattttgtgaccaactacaggatcaccactcccagattcatcaccatagaatccgggttccccgcaaggaaccaagcctctcaacaagcccggagtcaacaacatcattggaactcatgtccgttcatcactaggcatcggcctttcatgaatgcatgcacaccaaacatgcatcataatcaacatagcaacaacaacatcatatgatcatgttatcttcatcattaatagcatgacatacaactcaacaaaacaacaacaacattacatcTTAACACATGGATTCATCACAATCAACCACAATAGGCCAAATCACAATTTCCACATAAAAATTAGTCATTTTTCAATactggaacagtgttaaccggttaacaccatgcgttaaccggttaacgcaggacaacAATACCTctccaggcaaaacgcaacagtgttaaccggttaacgctataggttaaccggttaacgcaggcaaaaatcaacattttcacaacacataacagtgttaaccggttaacaccctgggttaaccggttaacgcagacaaaacagcagttcctgcgctaacacaaggcagaatgcagagttctccgcattttccgccgtcgggggacttccggacctccgattcaacttccgtaaaagGCTGCGCGTTCGGGAAAACGCGACTCACACAactacggattcaatttcagcttAATTCGACTTATTCATCATAGTACTAAACGACGGTAAACCCCAACTTCCCCAATCTTCCTAAATCCCCAAAGTCCATCAACAATCCTACATAATTCATGAAAATGTTcgcatattattgtttaataaggttcagaccccttacctgagataattcGGCAACTCAACGCTTCAGCTTTTCCGCTCTTCAGCCTTTGctctgcagcttctcaacttcCACGTAAAACTCTTCTGTTCCAAATGAGACTATTTCtcttatttcccacttatatattttccaaaataataataataataataataataaatccaataatccaatttatttaattaaattaataaaataatattatcaacttaatcaaataattcttttactttatttggggtgttacattacTCCCCCTCCATACAAGCATATGTTCCCCCTCAAGGAGCAAGAGGGACACGAAGCAGAACGCATAGCACACAACAAGCATCACACATCACACATACctactccccctttttagccacAAAGTTGACAAACAAAACAAATTAACCAACACATCACTGTAAGAACACAAGGTCAAGAGAGTTTACAAACCAAACAAACCCAAGAGCACTTATAAAGTGCACAAAATAGAATTCAGGGCACAACCCATAAAAGAAATAACTGAAGAACCAACACACAAAAGAACTAGATCTCATTAATCTTCATCATTATTGGTATCATCTTCCTCATCACTAGCATCAGACATGTCTTCATTTTCTTCCTTTTAATTCGTTCCATCACTTTTCAACCCACCTTCTTCTTCAGACAGAGCCTTAATCAACAtttcaattttgcttttccttttaGTACAACTTTTTATAGTTTCATCCAAGGTCTTGTAGGTGTCTTTCAACTCAGATAAGATGCATGTTCTGTTAGTAGACCTTGAAGGAGTATGTTTCCCAGTGAACAACCTATAATGCAATGAGAGAGGAGGGTCCCTTTTGCATGTACTTTCATAATTGATTAATATATTGGGGTGTTGACTCAGGATAACCCTACAAATCAAGGAAGGAAAATCTATTGGCATTTTCACAGGATAAAAAGAAGCATGCTTCATAGTTTGATCAGAAACATAGGATTTAAAGTCAAAATTTGCCTTGGTCCCAAAAATATAGATAAACTTACCTAGCCCAGTAGCTATATTGGAGGTACGATTGGTTGGAACCCAATTTGCAGCTCCAATTCCGTGGAGCACAACATACTTGACACTCAAGGCACTAGCAGACAATTTTCCTTTCCTTTGACATTCCTTCACTTGCTTAGCAGTAATCTCTCTGCAGATGACATTGCCAGAGACATCAATTTCAGCTTGTTCTTCTTCATTTCTGCCCAAGAACCTGTTGATTATTTTAGGAGAAAAATCCACACATCTTCCTATGGCATACACTTTTCTGAATTCCTTGCTCCTTTTGTTGTCACACTCCTTGGAGATGTTCACAATAAATTCTTTGACAATCATTTTATAGTACTTGCCAAAACCTATtacagttttcattaatccaacTTTTTGAATCAAACTCAACACTTCTTTACACTCAAAAGCATCTTTCCCCAATTCCCTTTCCAGTACTAACCTTCTTCGATACacaaatttccatttttcaaCATTTTCAATAGAGTGAAAAGAAATGTTGTCAAGTGGAACTTTAGGAATATTGGCTAGTATCTTCTTCCCAGAGGCTTGCTTTCTGGAAGTAGAGATGATGTCCTAAATATTATGTTCGACATCATGATCAGATTCACTAGACTC is a window of Lathyrus oleraceus cultivar Zhongwan6 chromosome 6, CAAS_Psat_ZW6_1.0, whole genome shotgun sequence DNA encoding:
- the LOC127096476 gene encoding uncharacterized protein LOC127096476 translates to MTNELGKKDKNHVDQPTDIVNIEELDSDDVYIGKRLALGISKRLKNRKGQVVGSSNTPSKSVRNKTSVGPTKRWGKVVTHDIISTSRKQASGKKILANIPKVPLDNISFHSIENVEKWKFVYRRRLVLERELGKDAFECKEVLSLIQKVGLMKTVIGFGKYYKMIVKEFIVNISKECDNKRSKEFRKVYAIGRCVDFSPKIINRFLGRNEEEQAEIDVSGNVICREITAKQVKECQRKGKLSASALSVKYVVLHGIGAANWVPTNRTSNIATGLGKFIYIFGTKANFDFKSYVSDQTMKHASFYPVKMPIDFPSLICRVILSQHPNILINYESTCKRDPPLSLHYRLFTGKHTPSRSTNRTCILSELKDTYKTLDETIKSCTKRKSKIEMLIKALSEEEGGLKSDGTN